The following nucleotide sequence is from Oscillospiraceae bacterium.
ATCTTGCTGTGCTTGTGAACATACTCGCAGAGGATGGTATGGCGGGGCTTAAAGAGCTTGCGGTAAATCTGTGGGGCCATAAACGGGCCGTCGTTCGTTCCTAAATCGTCCCCGAACCGCAGGATATCCACCACATCGCCGACCGCCGCGCAGACCTTTTCGAGCGAGGCGAGGTGGCGTTCCATCAATGCGTCGAGCAGTTTCTCGACTTCTTCCGGTTCCAAAAGCAAGTCCACGAGGAAGTTGTCCATCCGGCGCAAAAAGGTGCCCCATTCGAACAGGTTGCAACCGCAGACGATCATCAGCGCCTTGTCGGTGGTTTGTCGCAGGAATAGGGCTTTTTCACGCAGTTTCTCGTAAAAATCCGGCGTTGCGGCGTTGTCCCATGGGCTGTGGGCGAGCTTTTGCCAAAGCACTTTATTCATGGCCTTGCCGAGGTCTTTATAATCGGCGGGATACCCGTCTATATACGGAAAGCAGGTCTGGTCAAAAAAGGTACCGCTCGGCGGCATTTGGGCGATCTTATCTCCGTCTTCGTCAAGCACGATATGGCTGCCGTCAGGTTTTTCGGTCGGACGAAACCATGCGGGATACTGGACTTTGCCGCCGTCGGGGAGTGTGATGTCATACCAGTCGCCGTCTTCGGTGTTAAAGGCGCGCCCGATATCGAGTACATCGACGCCGAAACGTTCAATCATTATATCTTCAGGTTGGGCGAGCTGCTGGACGACATCGTAAATACGGGTATTGCCGTCGGTGATGCCAAGGTGCTGTTTTAAATTGTTATAAGCGATTGCGGAAATCCCCGAACTCGGCGTGGAACCGAGATCGAGCGGGACACGGTCGGGCTCATTATGATTGACGGAAGTTAAAACGCGTTCTCTGGAAGTCATAGGTGTTGTCCTTTTCGGTTTATAAGTTAAAGAGTTTATTTTCCAACTTTCAGTCGAGGTGAAAAACCTCTTCGGCCGGTGACCACCACTCACCGGGCTTTGCCGTGTCAACCGGTTCTTGACAGGGGTCAGTGTGTTTCCACCACTCCTGTGTGACCGGGTCGGCGGCCATTTTGGCCATATCGGCGGCGTAATCGGTGCCGGTGTATTCAAAATAGCTGAATAAAAGACCGTCGCGGTAATAGATCGAATAGTTTTGAATGCTGCATTTTTTAATCATGGCAAGCACCTCCGGCCAGGCGTTGGCATGCAGTTTTTTATATTCCTCAAGTTTTTCCTGACGGACGGCGATAACGGAACCATAACGTTTCATGGTATTCTCCCTCTCAAGTTTCTGTTGAAAATAAGATGTAAATTATACTCAGTATAACATTTATTTACAAAAAAAACAATGTAAAAAAAATACCGCAAAGATGCGGTATTTACACGGTAAGGGCTGCGATAACATTCGTTTAAATCGGACTCACGGGCACCAGCATTTGCTTTCCTTTTTGAATATGCATTTGAGCCGTCTCTTTTGGAACCATCGACCCGCCGGTAGCCCAGCAAATATGAATATCGGCTTTTTTTCCCGCTTTTGCCGCAGCCACCGGGCCAAACAGACAAGTGGCGGCCGAGGGTTCGATATAGATGTCCTCTGTTTCTTTTAACAATGCTAACAGCGGATACATCTCCTCATCGGCGATGGTGCAAATACCGCTGACCAAATTTTTCATCATCCCGCTGACCAGGCCTGAGGGTCTTCCCACTGCCAAACCGTCTGCGTCGGTTTTGCCGGACAAACCGATATCATCTACCCGAATACCGTTATAAAGTTTTGACGCCATTCCCAACAGCATACAGGGGGATTGAGCAGACTGGATAAACCAGCTCTTTGCCGCGTCCCCGTAAACGGTTTTGAGCCCGAATGTGATCCCGCCGGGAGCGCCGCCCACACCACAGGGCAGGTAGGCGGCTAAGGCCGATTCCGGAGTCTGGGCAAGCCCCAGTGCGTCCATCTGACTCTTCAGCCGGTCAGCGGCGACCGCGTATCCCAAGAAGAGGTCGGTTGAATGTTCGTCATCCACAAAGTAACTGCGATCGTCTTTCTTGGCTTCGTCACGGGCGTTGCAGACCGCCACCGAATAGGCCGCCGGATGTTCGATCACCTCGACGCCGCGGCTGCGCAGCAGGTTCTTCTTCCACTCTTTGGCGTCCGCGGACATATGCACCACGGCCCGATATCCCAGCACTGCCGACATTGTTCCGATAGAAAGGCCCAAATTGCCGGTACTGCCCACCAGAATGGAATAGGCCGAAAAACACTTTCTCCATTTTTCATCGGCAAGAGAAGCGTAGTCTTTTCGGTCAAAACCGTTTTCTTCGGCCAATTTTTCGGTGAACTTTAACACCTCATAAATGCCGCCCCGCGCTTTGACCGAGCCGGCGACCGGCAATTCGTGATCGCATTTTAAAAACAACCTGCCGGTGATTTGAATTCCGTAACGCTTCTCAAGTGCCGTTTTCATCTTTGGCAGCTCCCGCAGCGGTGATTCGATGATGCCCTTGCTGACGGTTGTTTCGGGGAAAATCCGTTGGATCAGGGGAGCAAACCGCATTAATCTTTCCTCGGCATCGACGATATCTTCCCGGTGCAGGGCAAGGCCGGACTTTACCTCGTCGAAAGGCTTCAGTTCGGGATTGACCCAAACAACAGGTCGGGCGTTTTTCAGATCTTCCAGAAGCTCCGTGTTGATATCGATGATCGGTTTCATATGAATCTCCATGAAAAGCAGAATAATTTCACCCGGTTTGTCTATATTTTTCCTTAATCGTAATATCGCACGAAATAGATTATGTAATCGTTGCCTTGCTGCGCTAAAACAAGATCATTTGTTTACGAATTTAATAGGAATTGATGATTATAAATAGTTAATTCGGCTTGAGGCTTTTAAAAAACGCAAGCCGTATAAACCCAGAACGGCGGTGAAAACAGCCGGGCTGTAGGCGCAGAAACGCTCAACGAGGCCGAAATAATCGTGCGGCACCAACCCGACACCGAATGTACCGATCAAGATGCAGGCAAGCGCGACTGCGGCAATCAAGGGCAAGCCTTTGGCCAGCGGGCGGGCTTTGATTCCGCCGATCATGATCAGAATCAATGAGGCGATGGTCAGCAGGACGCTGGAAAAGGTCACTGCATAGATGTGCATGATATCCCGGAAAGCGGCTGCGGAAGGTCCGGGCTGCGAGAGCGGGAACAAAGAAAAGCCGATGGCGGAAATCCAGCTCATGACGGTAAACAAATAGACGCCAAGCCGTAATAAACGATTCCCGACTACGTTTTCACAGACAATCAAACTGACGATTGTGCAGCATAAAGAACCAAACAATCCATAAACCGCAGTCAGGCCGTTTGCAATGACATAAGACGGTGCGCTGACTGCCGTTAGGTCGCTGACAACTTGACTCAGACGGTCATAACCGGGATAATTCAAACCGCCGATATAGTCATGAAGAACGTAAAACACCAGAGACAATACGCCTGTGAAACACATTAGGCGTTTGAATTTATTCCGGTCTTTCGACATGTATGAATCCCTCTTCTTTAAATAAAGCGGCAAGCGCCAAAGGTAAGGCGATCCCATATCATATAGGATTTACAATAATGCCAATGAAATATACCCGAAAGCGTCGTAAATTGATAAATTAACGGTCATGCCAATAGGTGCGGTATTTCCGAAACGCCTCGCAGACATAGGAAACCTGTTCGGGACCGGTCGGGGGATAGACGCCGTAGACATACTCGAGACCGCCTTTTTCGGAGCCGAGGACTTTAACCTCCTCTTCGATCAATTCGAAAATTTCAGCGCGGGTGCCGCGCGGCGTAATTTTGACCCGGTCGAGGTCGAGACGGATACAGGCCTTTCCTTTGAGGGCTTTTTCAAGATTATAAATACCGTTGCACAAGTCTTGCGGATTGATGATGTCCATGCCGACTTCGATCAGATCATCAATGATCGGAAGAATGTACCCATCACTGTGGATCGAGACGCGGACGTTGTTTTCACGGCAGGGGGCGATCATCTTCCGATAGGATGGGATGATGTACTTGCGAAACATCTCCTTACTGATGAGCATGGAATTTTCTGCGCCGAGATCTTCGGGCATTTCCATCAAATCTACTCCGGCATCACAATAATGTTTGGTGATTTTCAAATTCTCACGGTCAATGATATCGATCAATTCAAAGAGCCTTGGGTCTTCCTCCGCCATGTTGATCATCAGATTTTCAAAACCCATCAGGTATTGCAGGCGCAGGAACAGGAAGCCGTGGACAAGACCGCCGCGGGTGAACAAACCGTTTTTCTTCCGCTCGGCGATTTCTTTGAGTTCGGCCGGCCAATCGCGCTTTCCGCCGCGGTCGAGCCATAAGTCGGAGTCAGGTGCTTTCCAGGTTTCGAATTTGCTCCAGTCGCTGAGAGGATGGCCGCTCACGAAACCTTCGATGCCGTGCATTTTATAATGCCATTGATAACCCCAGGCGTCCTGTTCGGTGATGTCGCAGGTGCCGTCGCCGTATACGGCATAATCCGTCGCCTGTTCGGGGTTTAAGTACGGGAAGAATTCGGGA
It contains:
- a CDS encoding uroporphyrinogen decarboxylase family protein; protein product: MTSRERVLTSVNHNEPDRVPLDLGSTPSSGISAIAYNNLKQHLGITDGNTRIYDVVQQLAQPEDIMIERFGVDVLDIGRAFNTEDGDWYDITLPDGGKVQYPAWFRPTEKPDGSHIVLDEDGDKIAQMPPSGTFFDQTCFPYIDGYPADYKDLGKAMNKVLWQKLAHSPWDNAATPDFYEKLREKALFLRQTTDKALMIVCGCNLFEWGTFLRRMDNFLVDLLLEPEEVEKLLDALMERHLASLEKVCAAVGDVVDILRFGDDLGTNDGPFMAPQIYRKLFKPRHTILCEYVHKHSKMKTFLHSCGSLRALMPDLIEAGYDILNPIQTTARGMDPVELKREFCRDITFWGGGCNTRWILNRATPAEVYDYVSRMLDIFMPGGGYVFNTEHNIMPDVPPENILAMYKAVHDFGK
- a CDS encoding L-rhamnose mutarotase, which translates into the protein MKRYGSVIAVRQEKLEEYKKLHANAWPEVLAMIKKCSIQNYSIYYRDGLLFSYFEYTGTDYAADMAKMAADPVTQEWWKHTDPCQEPVDTAKPGEWWSPAEEVFHLD
- a CDS encoding D-serine ammonia-lyase, whose protein sequence is MKPIIDINTELLEDLKNARPVVWVNPELKPFDEVKSGLALHREDIVDAEERLMRFAPLIQRIFPETTVSKGIIESPLRELPKMKTALEKRYGIQITGRLFLKCDHELPVAGSVKARGGIYEVLKFTEKLAEENGFDRKDYASLADEKWRKCFSAYSILVGSTGNLGLSIGTMSAVLGYRAVVHMSADAKEWKKNLLRSRGVEVIEHPAAYSVAVCNARDEAKKDDRSYFVDDEHSTDLFLGYAVAADRLKSQMDALGLAQTPESALAAYLPCGVGGAPGGITFGLKTVYGDAAKSWFIQSAQSPCMLLGMASKLYNGIRVDDIGLSGKTDADGLAVGRPSGLVSGMMKNLVSGICTIADEEMYPLLALLKETEDIYIEPSAATCLFGPVAAAKAGKKADIHICWATGGSMVPKETAQMHIQKGKQMLVPVSPI
- a CDS encoding DUF998 domain-containing protein, yielding MSKDRNKFKRLMCFTGVLSLVFYVLHDYIGGLNYPGYDRLSQVVSDLTAVSAPSYVIANGLTAVYGLFGSLCCTIVSLIVCENVVGNRLLRLGVYLFTVMSWISAIGFSLFPLSQPGPSAAAFRDIMHIYAVTFSSVLLTIASLILIMIGGIKARPLAKGLPLIAAVALACILIGTFGVGLVPHDYFGLVERFCAYSPAVFTAVLGLYGLRFLKASSRINYL
- a CDS encoding uroporphyrinogen decarboxylase family protein: MTERENYLRTVDFRYPEYIPAIIGMNMASRIEHKGDMDAVIARFPEFFPYLNPEQATDYAVYGDGTCDITEQDAWGYQWHYKMHGIEGFVSGHPLSDWSKFETWKAPDSDLWLDRGGKRDWPAELKEIAERKKNGLFTRGGLVHGFLFLRLQYLMGFENLMINMAEEDPRLFELIDIIDRENLKITKHYCDAGVDLMEMPEDLGAENSMLISKEMFRKYIIPSYRKMIAPCRENNVRVSIHSDGYILPIIDDLIEVGMDIINPQDLCNGIYNLEKALKGKACIRLDLDRVKITPRGTRAEIFELIEEEVKVLGSEKGGLEYVYGVYPPTGPEQVSYVCEAFRKYRTYWHDR